A genomic stretch from Longibacter salinarum includes:
- a CDS encoding alpha/beta fold hydrolase: MPDTPFTVRELDAFEYVDEGPRDAEVPPVVLLHGMLGDLSNWTTTIEALSNRGYRVLAPTIPVYDLPLGETSVPDLADFVRSFIERLELEQTVLTGNSLGGHIALLYALKYAEDVAALVLSGSSGIYEATLGTTTMRRQDREFIRERTEMTFYDPAHATEELVDEMLDIVNDRPRALRLIKIARSADEETVTEQLGTLPMPTLLIWGRDDVITPPDVAEEFRDRMPNAHLHFIDECGHAPMIEHPDQFNELTLQFLDELSERQNFPQS, encoded by the coding sequence ATGCCCGACACACCATTCACCGTCCGCGAATTGGACGCGTTCGAATACGTGGACGAAGGTCCACGTGACGCCGAGGTGCCCCCGGTCGTTCTTTTACACGGCATGCTCGGAGATTTAAGTAACTGGACCACGACCATCGAGGCCCTCTCCAACCGGGGATACCGTGTGCTGGCGCCAACCATTCCGGTGTACGACCTTCCACTCGGTGAAACCAGCGTGCCCGACCTGGCCGACTTCGTCCGGTCGTTTATCGAGCGACTCGAACTTGAGCAAACGGTTCTAACCGGCAACTCGCTCGGTGGCCACATTGCCCTCCTCTATGCGCTCAAGTACGCGGAGGATGTCGCGGCCCTCGTTCTCTCTGGCTCCTCCGGCATCTACGAAGCTACCCTCGGCACCACGACGATGCGCCGACAGGATCGAGAGTTCATTCGTGAGCGGACGGAAATGACGTTTTATGATCCGGCTCACGCCACGGAAGAGCTTGTGGACGAAATGCTGGACATCGTCAACGACCGCCCCCGCGCACTCCGACTCATTAAAATCGCACGCTCGGCCGACGAGGAGACCGTCACGGAACAGCTCGGGACGCTTCCCATGCCGACCCTGCTCATCTGGGGACGCGACGACGTGATTACCCCGCCCGACGTGGCCGAAGAATTCCGGGACCGGATGCCGAACGCCCACCTTCACTTTATCGATGAGTGTGGACACGCTCCGATGATCGAGCACCCGGACCAGTTCAACGAACTCACGCTCCAGTTCCTCGACGAACTTTCTGAACGCCAAAATTTCCCACAGTCATAG
- a CDS encoding single-stranded DNA-binding protein, translating to MARGVNKVILIGNLGQDPELRYTGSGTAVCNMRLATNESYKDRDGNLVDKTEWHTVVAWARLGEICNEYLSKGSQVYFEGKLQTRSWEDRDGNTRYSTEVKAQEMMFLDRANNGPGGGPSGDGFSQGQGGGPSDQRQQQGGGPQRQSRTQQQQQQQEEQETFEPDDELPF from the coding sequence ATGGCTCGCGGAGTCAACAAAGTCATTCTCATCGGAAATCTGGGTCAGGATCCGGAGCTTCGCTACACGGGTAGCGGCACCGCCGTGTGCAATATGCGCCTGGCCACAAACGAATCGTACAAGGATCGGGACGGCAATCTGGTCGACAAGACCGAGTGGCACACGGTCGTTGCCTGGGCACGACTCGGCGAAATCTGCAACGAGTACCTGTCAAAAGGCTCACAGGTGTACTTCGAGGGCAAGCTGCAGACCCGATCGTGGGAGGACCGTGACGGTAACACACGTTACTCCACGGAGGTCAAAGCGCAAGAGATGATGTTCCTCGACCGCGCCAACAACGGCCCTGGCGGTGGCCCGTCTGGCGATGGGTTCAGCCAGGGACAGGGCGGAGGCCCGTCGGATCAGCGCCAGCAACAGGGGGGCGGACCGCAGCGTCAATCCCGCACACAACAGCAGCAACAACAGCAGGAGGAGCAGGAAACGTTCGAGCCGGACGACGAACTGCCGTTCTAG